A window of Sagittula sp. P11 genomic DNA:
TCTCGAAGTAGGCGCTGTCGAATGTGGTCGTGCGCACCGCCTCGTAGAAGGGCACAGCCATCATCAGCGGCAGCAGAAGGAACCCCGCGGCCAGCGCAAGCAACTGACGCATGGCACTTTTGTTGTGCTCGCGGTTGGACATCGCGACGGCGATCAGCGTGGTCAGCACCAGCCCGATGATCGCCGCGTAGAAGAAGCTGCGGGAATCGTGGAATTCCTCGATCGCCAGCGCGTAGGCTGCGGGCAGGAACATCGACACCGAGGTCAGCCCCATCAGCAACAGGAACAACGGCAGGCGCAGCAGCACGGTCATGCGCCGGTCTCCGCCGGGCGCCGTTCGGACGGATGTGCTGCGCGGCCGGTCATGGGCTCAGAAGAAGTCGATGGAGACCTGCAGAAGGCGTTCGACCTCCGGCACGTCGCCCGACAGGCTGAAGAGCACGATCTGGTCGCCGTCCTCGATCCGCAGCCCGCCGGTGGGTTTGACCACCTTGTCGCCCTTGCGAACCGCCCCCACCAGCACACCTTCGGGGAAGTCGATGTCGCGGATCATGGCGCCGGCGATGGGCGAGGTCGAGAGAACTTCCGCCTCGATCACCTCCGCCTCCGCATCGCCGATGGAGTAGACAGCGCGCACCTTGCCGTGCCGGATATGGCGCAGGATCGACGACACGGTGGTGGAGCGCGGGTTGATGTAGGCGTCGATGCCGAGCGGCTCCATCAGCGGCACCAGCGTCGGGTCGTTGATGAGGGCGATCACCATGGGACAACCCGCGGCCTTGGCGCGCACTGCCGCCAGCAGGTTCACCTTGTCGTCGTCGGTCACGCAGAGCGCGGCGTCGGCGCGTTCGATCCCGGCCTCGGACAGCAGCGCCCGGTCGAGCCCGTCGCCGTGCAGGACGATGGTCCGTTCCAGTTCCTCGGCGGCGCGTTCGGCCTGCTTGCGGTCACGCTCAATGACCTTGGCGCGGATGCGTTCGGTCTTGTTCTCAAGCCGCCGCGCCACCGCAAGGCCGACGTTTCCGCCGCCGACGATCACGACGCGTTCCTGCTTGCGGTAGGTCTTGCCGAAGATCTCCAGCGCGCGGCCAATGTCGTCGGCGTGCACCATGACATAGGCGCTGTCCCCGGCGAAAAGTTGGTCGCCGCTTTCGGGTGCGAACAGCGTGCCCTCGCGGCGTATTCCGACCACGACCGCCCGCAGGGTCGAGAACAGGTCGGTCAGCTGCCGCAGCGGCGTGTTGATGACCGGCGACTCCGGGTCGATGGACAGCCCCATGAGCTGGGCCTGACCATCGAGGAACTTCTCCGTATCGAAGGCGACCGGTGCCGCAAGCCGCTGCAGCGCCGCCTCCGCCACTTCGCGTTCGGGCGAGATCACCACGTCGATGGGCATGTGATCGCGCCGGTAAAGATCGGAGTAGATGGCGGTCAGGTAGCTTTCGGCACGCAGGCGCGCGATCTTGCGCGGCACGGCAAAGACCGAATGCGCCACCTGGCAGGTCACCATGTTGACCTCGTCCGAGTGGGTCGCGGCGATCACCATGTCGGCGTCGCGTGCACCGGCACGGTCCAGCACATCGGGGTAGGAGGCGAAACCGGCGATGCCCTGCACGTCGAGCGAATCCGTCGCGCGGCGCACGAGATCGGGGTTGCTGTCCACCACGGTCACATCGTTTCGCTCACCGGACAGGTGCCGCGCGATCTGCCAACCGACCTGGCCCGCCCCACAGATGATGACCTTCATGGCCCGACCTCACAGGTTTTCCACCGGCATGACACGCACACGACACCTCGTCAACGTCTTGGGCGTGTGGCGCGGCGGCCGGTTCCCGCACCGATCCATCAGTGCCCGGACCGCCGCGAACGCGATCACCGTCCTTCGGCGACCCGTGCCTGCCATTCTCGTTTCCAGGCAAAGACTTCCTCGCGGGAATCCCAGTGGTAGCGCGGGTCTTCGAGCGTCTTGCTCCACCACAGCCGGCCCATGCCCTGCCGCCACGGGTCAAGAACGATGCCCTGCTCGAAACTCGCGCCCTTAGCCGAGACGATCAGCACCGAATGCTCCAGCGAGATGTTGCGCGAATTGGCGATGGCACGGTGCAGGTCGATGGTCTGCAGGTCCAGCCGCCACATGGCGCGCTGCAGGTCGTCAGCCCAGTCCTTGCACAGCCCGCGCGGCTTCAGCCCGTGGTTCACCTTCATGTTGTGGATCAGCGGGGGATCGACGACATCCCATTCCTTTGCCCAGACCAGCGGTTCCCGCACCGCGACCTCGGCCACGCGCTGCGCCTCTGCCGGGTCGATGCCCGGTCCGAGCGCGAGGATGTCCCGCTTGAGCGACTCGATCTTCGCCGCCTCGGCCGATTGCGTCGCGGCAAAGTTCATCGCCTCCGCCGGCACACGCTGGTCCGTGGGCATGCCACACCCGGCCAGCCCCATGCTCAGCAGGCACAGGCCCGCCACCAAAGTCCGTTTCATCACTGCCTCGTCTGCCTCTTCCGCGCGCCGCTCAGGACGCTTCCGACATGCGGTCCTCGTCCACGCGCGCCACACGCCCGCCGGACTTGGCCGAGGTCACCACGCCGAGAGACTTCAGCTTCCGGTGCAGCGCCGACCGCTCCATACCGACAAACGACGCCGTGCGCGAGATGTTCCCGCCGAAACGGTTGATCTGGGTCAGCAGGTATTCGCGCTCGAAAGCCTCGCGCGCCTCGCGCAGCGGCAGCGTCGCCAGCGTGCCCGAAAGCACCACGCGGCCCTCGCCATCTTCGCCCGGCACGCTTTCCTGCGGTAGCTCGCGCGCCTCGATGGGGCCGTGCCCGTCGCCGAGGATCAGAACCCGCTCAACCAGGTTCTTCAGCTGGCGGACGTTGCCCGGCCAGGTCATCGTCTGCATGAGCGCGATGGCGTCCTCGGTCAGTTCGCGCAGCGGCAAGCCCTGCGTCAGGTTGCAGCCCTCGATGAAGTGCCGCGCCAGCACCGGGATGTCCTCGCGCCGCTCTGCCAGCGACGGCACCGCGATCGGCACCACGTTCAGACGGTGGTACAGTTCCTCGCGGAACCGGCCCATGGCGATTTCCTCTTGCAGGTCGCGATTGGTCGAGGAGATCACCCGCAGGTCCACCCGCACCTTGTCGTTGCCGCCGACGCGCTGGAACTGCTGGTCGACCAGCACGCGCAGGATCTTGGATTGTGTTCCGACAGGCATGTCCGCGACCTCGTCGAAATAGACGACGCCGCCGTGTGCCTGTTCCAGCAGCCCGGGCTCGATCCCGCGCTTGGCGCTTTCGCGACCGAAGAGCATGGCCTCCATCATCTCCGGCTCGACGCCCGCGCAGTTCACCGTGACGAAGGGCGCCTGCGCGCGGTTCGAATTGGCGTGGATGTAGCGCGCGGCCACTTCCTTGCCGCACCCCGCGGGGCCGGTCAGCATCACGCGGCCGTTCGACTTCGTCACCTTCTCGAGCTGCGACACCAGCGTGCGGAACGACGCGCTTTCGCCGATCATCTCCGCCTGCCGCACCTCGCCGCGCTTGAGCTGCTGGTTCTCGCGGCGCAGCATGGACGCCTCCATCGCGCGGCGGATCACGACCAGCAACTGGTCGATGTTGAACGGCTTCTCGATGAAGTCGTAGGCGCCCTGCTTGATCGCCGCCACGGCGATCTCGATATTGCCGTGACCGGAGATGATCACGACCGGGATGTCGGGGTTGTCGCGCTTGACGGTCTTGAGGATGTCGATCCCGTCCATCTTGCTGTCCTTCAGCCAGATGTCGAGGATCAGGAGCGCGGGCGGCTCGGAGTTGATTTCAGCCATGGCATCGTTCGAGTTGCCTGCCAGCCGGGTTGTATAGCCCTCGTCCTCGAGGATATCCCCGATCAGCTCGCGGATGTCACGCTCGTCGTCGACAATCAGGATGTCGCTCATGCCGTCTTCTCCATGTTTTCGTTATTGAATTCCGGTTGCGGCTGCTCTGCCGCGGGTCTCAGCGGCAGCCGGACGACCGCCATCGCGCCACGGTGGGCGCCATCCGAAAACGGCGGTGCATCTTCCAGATGCAGCGTGCCGCCATGTTCCTCGATGATCTTCTTGACGATGGGCAGGCCAAGGCCCGTGCCCTCGTTGCGGGTGGTGACGTAGGGCTCAAACAGGCGCGCGCGGTCCTCAGGCAGGCCGATGCCGTTGTCCATGATGCGGATCACCGCGTCGTTGCCGTCGATCTCGCCCTCGACGCGGATCTCCGGCCTGTAGCCCTCCGGCGCGCCCTTCTGGATCAGGCTTTCCGTGGCCTCGCCCGCGTTCTTGATCAGGTTGGTGAAGGCCTGCCCGATCATGCCCGCGTCAAGTTCCGACGGCATCTTCTGCCTCGGAAGATCGGTGCGGAAGGTCACGTTCGGCTGGCCGCTGTCCTGCAGCAGGATCGCCCCGCGCAGCAGGTCGCCCAGGTCCTCCGGTCGCCGCTCCGGCTCCGGCATGCGCGCGAACTTGGAGAATTCGTCGACGATCCGCCGCAGGCCGTCGGTCTGCCGGACGATCACGCCGGTCATCTCCTCCAGCTTCTCGGCGTCGGCCTCGTCCAGCTGGCGGGCGAACTTGCGCTTGATCCGTTCCGCCGAAAGCTGGATCGGGGTGAGCGGGTTCTTGATCTCGTGCGCGATGCGCCGCGCCACGTCGCCCCAGGCCGCCATCCGCTGCGCGCTGACAAGGTCGGTCACGTCGTCGAAGGCAACCACGTACCCTTCGAGCGAGCCGTCGGCACGACGGCGCGTGGAGAGGCGCACCAGCAGATGTTCCAGCCGACCTTCGCGGATGACCTTGACCTCCTGCTGAACGACCTCCCGGCCCTCGTTGCGCAGGCGGTCGAACACCTCGCCGAATTCCGGCACGGCCACCATGATCGGATCGGCACGATGGGTTTCGTGCCAGCCCAGCAACCGTTCGGCCGAGCGGTTCACGAAGGCCACGGTCCCGTCCGGATCGAGACCGACGACACCCGAGGTGACGGAGGTCAGCACGGAGTCGAACAGCCGTTGCCGCCGCTCGATCTGGCGCGTGTTCTCCAGCAATGTCTCGCGCTGCGCCTTGAGCTGGCGGGTCATCTGGTTGAACAGGCGCCCGAGCATCGAAATCTCGTCGTCGGTCTCCTCCTCGATCACCTGCACGTCGAGGTCGCCCTTGCCGACCTGCTGCGCCGCCCCCGCCAGACGCCCCACCGGGCGCGACAGCCGTTCCGCGAACCAAAGGCCCGCCCATGTCGCGGCGAGGATCAGCAGCACCGCAAAACCGAGATACAGCATGGCGAAGTCGAACAGCCGCCTGCCCCGCTCGCTTTCCTGCTGCTGGTAGAAGCGCGCGGTCTCCTGCGTTTCGTCCAGCAGGTTCAGGATCGCACCGTCGACCTCGCGGCTGATGTAGAGGTAGCGGTCCACGAAGGCGGCAAGCGGCACCAGCGCGCGCAGTTCGTTGTTGTCGTAATCCGGGATGATCGCGACCCCGGTTTCCTCCGCCTCCGCGAAGTCGGAGACCCGAGGTTCCTCGTAATTGAACAGGTAGGAGCGTTCGCCCCGCGCCCGTATCTCTCCGGCGCCGTCGATCACGTAGGCCTCGCGCAGGCCCCGCTGGATGCGCCCCTGCCCCTGCCCCAGCAACCGCCGCAGCGCCCCGTCATCGATCATGAAGGCGGCGCGGCGGCTGGAATCGAGGAACTCCGCCAAGGCCTCCGCATCCTGCACGAGGCCCTCGCGGCTTTGTTCGTCATAGGCTTCGGCCGCGGCGCGCGACGCGCTCACCACGTTCTGCACGCGGGTGGAGAACCACGTCTCCAAGCCGATGTTGATGGTCAGCACCGCGAAGACGGCAACCGTGATCGTCGGCAGAAGCGCCATCATCACGAAGGCGGTGGTCAACCTCAGGTGCAGTCGCGACCCCGCCGATTGCGCCCGCCGGGCCGACACCATCCGGCTGACCCGCATCAGCACGAGCGCCGCCAGAAGCAGGACGTAGACCAGGTCGGCCAGCAGCACCATGCGCAGGCTGGATGTCGACGAGCCCTGGTCCAGCGGGCCAAGCACGAGGAACGTGGAAAACGCGAGGATCGGCCCAAGCGCCACAAGCAGGAAGGTCATCAGGTTCGAAAACCAGCGACGCCGCCTCAGCCGAATGAGCAGTGCCCATGTCGGCGACCGGAACGTGATACGTGCCCGCGTGGCCACAGCCAACCCTCGTCAATGTAGCGCAGCCCGCCTCTTTCTAGAGGTCATCACAACGCAAACCGCCATATCTGGTGACCTTCTCACCCCATGACGCAGCGTTAACGCGGATCATGGCGACGGGGTCACACCTATGTGGTCTTTTTACATCAACTTTCGGCGGCGTGTCACGCGAATATCCAGATCCGTGATCTTCTTGCGCAAAGTATTGCGGTTTATTCCCAGAAGGTCGGCGCATTTCGCCTGATTCCCCCCGGTTGCCTCAAGGGCAATCTCGATCAGCGGGGCCTCGACCTCGCGGATGATACGCCCGTGCAGACCCGGCGGCGGCAGCATCGCGCCATGCAGGTCGAAATACCGGCGCAGGTGGCGTGCGACGGATTCGCCCAGCTTGTCGCTGTCGCCCCCGCGCAGCACAGGTCCGGTTTCCGGCTGGTTGCCCAGAACCGCCTCGACCTCTGCCCTTGTGATCTCTTCGGACCGCGAGGTCAGCGACAGCCGCCGCACAGCGTTCTCGAGCTGGCGCACGTTGCCCGGCCAGGAATACACCCGGAACAGGTCCGCCGCGCCTTCGGACAGCCAGCGCTTCGACGCGCCTTCACGCTCCGCCCGCGCAAGGAAGTGGTCGGTCAGGAGCGAGATGTCCTCAACCCGCTCCCGCAGCGAAGGCACAGCGATGGCCGCGCCGTCGAGGCGGTAGAACAGGTCCTGCCGCACCTTGCCGCCCTCGATCAGCGACTGCGGGTCCATCTGGCTGGAGGCGAGGAAGCGCGGCACGTGATCGCCAGGCACATCCATCATGCGCACGATCCGGGCCTGGATCTCGTCCGGGACATCGGCGATCTCGTCGATCAGCAGCGTCCCGCCCTTCACCCGCGCCAGCACCCGCGCCGGACCGTCGAGGTCCTGCAGGTCGCCCGCCGTCACGGTGACGAAGGGCAGCGTCCGCCGGTCGGAAAAATCGTGCAGCGCCTTCGCGATCAGCGACTTTCCCGTGCCGCTTTCGCCGGTGATCAACACCGGGAGGTCGGTGTTCATCACCTTGGCGACAAGCCGGTAGAGCGCCTGCATCGCCGGGGTCTTGCCCACCAGCGGCAGCTCGTCCGGCTCGTCGGCGCCGACCACCGTCTCTTCTCGCCGGGGCGCGCGGTTGCGGTTCTCCAGCGCCTTGGCCGTGCGCTTCATCAGGTCCGGCAGGTCGAAGGGTTTGGGCAGGTAGTCGTAGGCTTCCGCCTCCGCCGCCTGGATCGCCGTCATGATGGTGTTCTGCGCCGAGATCACGATCACCGGCAGGCCAGGCCGATCCTCGGAAATCTTCGGCAGCATCTCGAGCCCGTTTCCGTCGGGCATCATGACGTCGGAGATCACCACATCCCCCTTGCCCTCGCCGACCCACCGCATGAGCGTGGTCAGCGAAGAGGTTGCGTGCACCTTGCAGCCCGCGCGCGTCAGCGCCTGGGTCAGCACGGTGCGGATCGTGCGGTCGTCGTCAGCGACAAGAACGGTGCCGTCCATCACTTGGTCTCCTTCTTCGCCCGGGGGGCCCGGGGCAGCGAAATGCGAAAGACCGTGCGGCCGGGGACGGAGTCCACCGAGATCCAGCCGTCGTGGTCCGAAATGATCTTCGACACCAGCGCGAGGCCAAGCCCCGTGCCGTTCTCCTTGCCCGAAACGAAGGGATCGAAGATGTCGCCCTTGATCGCCTCAGGCAGGCCGGGACCATCGTCGATGATCTCGATCTGCAGGGGCAGCGTCTGGCCGGAGCCGTCGGCGCGCCGCAGGCGGAAGCTGTGTTCGTAATAGGTGTGCAGCGTGATGTGGCCGCCGTTGATCGGATCGGCCGCCTCGGAGGCGTTCTTCACGAGATTCAGCACCACCTGCAGCAGTTGGTCCGGATCGCCCCAGGCCATCGGAAGCGAGGGGTCGTATTCCTCGTGGATGCGCATGTGCGCACCGAACCCCAGCAGCGCCGATCTGCGAGCGCGGTCCAGAACATCGTGGATGTTCACCTCGCGCCGGTCGGGCGCCGAGAGGTTGCCGAACTGTTCGACCTGCTCCAGCAGTTTCACGATCCGCCGCGTCTCGGCGACGATAAGGTCCGTGAATTCAAGGTCTTCCTTGGGCAAGTTCATGCTGAGAAGCTGGGCCGCGCCGGTGATCCCCGCCAGCGGGTTCTTGATCTCGTGGGCCAGCATCTCTGCCATGCCGATGGCGGACTTCGCGGCGGATTTCACCGAATGGCTCTGCGTCATCCGCCCGGCCAGCTCGCGCGGTGAGATCAGCATGACCATCCAGCCCTCCCGCCCCTGAAGCGGCGCGATCTGCAGGTTGCACACCAGCGGCGGCCGGCTGCCCGTGCCCACGTCCACGTCGTTGACGAAGAGCGGCGTGCCGTTCTCCCGCGCGCGGCTCAGGCTCTCCTCCAGCGGCGCGTCGATGGCGAGCCGGTCCCAGATCGGCTGGCCCTGCAGCCATTTGGCGGAGTTGTTCAGGAACCCCTCGGCCGCCGGGTTCAGGTCGCCGATCTTCTCGTCCGGATCGATCAGCACCGCCGGGACCGGCAGCGAGGACCAGATCATCATGTCGCGGTCATCCATCATCACGCCGCGTCCTTGTCTTGCGTCAGTACCGCCTCGCGCAGATGCGATAGGACCCGCGCCGGGTCACGTTCTGTCAGGACCGTCTTGCGCAGCGCCG
This region includes:
- the trkA gene encoding Trk system potassium transporter TrkA; amino-acid sequence: MKVIICGAGQVGWQIARHLSGERNDVTVVDSNPDLVRRATDSLDVQGIAGFASYPDVLDRAGARDADMVIAATHSDEVNMVTCQVAHSVFAVPRKIARLRAESYLTAIYSDLYRRDHMPIDVVISPEREVAEAALQRLAAPVAFDTEKFLDGQAQLMGLSIDPESPVINTPLRQLTDLFSTLRAVVVGIRREGTLFAPESGDQLFAGDSAYVMVHADDIGRALEIFGKTYRKQERVVIVGGGNVGLAVARRLENKTERIRAKVIERDRKQAERAAEELERTIVLHGDGLDRALLSEAGIERADAALCVTDDDKVNLLAAVRAKAAGCPMVIALINDPTLVPLMEPLGIDAYINPRSTTVSSILRHIRHGKVRAVYSIGDAEAEVIEAEVLSTSPIAGAMIRDIDFPEGVLVGAVRKGDKVVKPTGGLRIEDGDQIVLFSLSGDVPEVERLLQVSIDFF
- a CDS encoding sigma-54 dependent transcriptional regulator, giving the protein MSDILIVDDERDIRELIGDILEDEGYTTRLAGNSNDAMAEINSEPPALLILDIWLKDSKMDGIDILKTVKRDNPDIPVVIISGHGNIEIAVAAIKQGAYDFIEKPFNIDQLLVVIRRAMEASMLRRENQQLKRGEVRQAEMIGESASFRTLVSQLEKVTKSNGRVMLTGPAGCGKEVAARYIHANSNRAQAPFVTVNCAGVEPEMMEAMLFGRESAKRGIEPGLLEQAHGGVVYFDEVADMPVGTQSKILRVLVDQQFQRVGGNDKVRVDLRVISSTNRDLQEEIAMGRFREELYHRLNVVPIAVPSLAERREDIPVLARHFIEGCNLTQGLPLRELTEDAIALMQTMTWPGNVRQLKNLVERVLILGDGHGPIEARELPQESVPGEDGEGRVVLSGTLATLPLREAREAFEREYLLTQINRFGGNISRTASFVGMERSALHRKLKSLGVVTSAKSGGRVARVDEDRMSEAS
- a CDS encoding PAS domain-containing sensor histidine kinase gives rise to the protein MTFLLVALGPILAFSTFLVLGPLDQGSSTSSLRMVLLADLVYVLLLAALVLMRVSRMVSARRAQSAGSRLHLRLTTAFVMMALLPTITVAVFAVLTINIGLETWFSTRVQNVVSASRAAAEAYDEQSREGLVQDAEALAEFLDSSRRAAFMIDDGALRRLLGQGQGRIQRGLREAYVIDGAGEIRARGERSYLFNYEEPRVSDFAEAEETGVAIIPDYDNNELRALVPLAAFVDRYLYISREVDGAILNLLDETQETARFYQQQESERGRRLFDFAMLYLGFAVLLILAATWAGLWFAERLSRPVGRLAGAAQQVGKGDLDVQVIEEETDDEISMLGRLFNQMTRQLKAQRETLLENTRQIERRQRLFDSVLTSVTSGVVGLDPDGTVAFVNRSAERLLGWHETHRADPIMVAVPEFGEVFDRLRNEGREVVQQEVKVIREGRLEHLLVRLSTRRRADGSLEGYVVAFDDVTDLVSAQRMAAWGDVARRIAHEIKNPLTPIQLSAERIKRKFARQLDEADAEKLEEMTGVIVRQTDGLRRIVDEFSKFARMPEPERRPEDLGDLLRGAILLQDSGQPNVTFRTDLPRQKMPSELDAGMIGQAFTNLIKNAGEATESLIQKGAPEGYRPEIRVEGEIDGNDAVIRIMDNGIGLPEDRARLFEPYVTTRNEGTGLGLPIVKKIIEEHGGTLHLEDAPPFSDGAHRGAMAVVRLPLRPAAEQPQPEFNNENMEKTA
- a CDS encoding response regulator gives rise to the protein MDGTVLVADDDRTIRTVLTQALTRAGCKVHATSSLTTLMRWVGEGKGDVVISDVMMPDGNGLEMLPKISEDRPGLPVIVISAQNTIMTAIQAAEAEAYDYLPKPFDLPDLMKRTAKALENRNRAPRREETVVGADEPDELPLVGKTPAMQALYRLVAKVMNTDLPVLITGESGTGKSLIAKALHDFSDRRTLPFVTVTAGDLQDLDGPARVLARVKGGTLLIDEIADVPDEIQARIVRMMDVPGDHVPRFLASSQMDPQSLIEGGKVRQDLFYRLDGAAIAVPSLRERVEDISLLTDHFLARAEREGASKRWLSEGAADLFRVYSWPGNVRQLENAVRRLSLTSRSEEITRAEVEAVLGNQPETGPVLRGGDSDKLGESVARHLRRYFDLHGAMLPPPGLHGRIIREVEAPLIEIALEATGGNQAKCADLLGINRNTLRKKITDLDIRVTRRRKLM
- a CDS encoding nitrogen regulation protein NR(II) yields the protein MMDDRDMMIWSSLPVPAVLIDPDEKIGDLNPAAEGFLNNSAKWLQGQPIWDRLAIDAPLEESLSRARENGTPLFVNDVDVGTGSRPPLVCNLQIAPLQGREGWMVMLISPRELAGRMTQSHSVKSAAKSAIGMAEMLAHEIKNPLAGITGAAQLLSMNLPKEDLEFTDLIVAETRRIVKLLEQVEQFGNLSAPDRREVNIHDVLDRARRSALLGFGAHMRIHEEYDPSLPMAWGDPDQLLQVVLNLVKNASEAADPINGGHITLHTYYEHSFRLRRADGSGQTLPLQIEIIDDGPGLPEAIKGDIFDPFVSGKENGTGLGLALVSKIISDHDGWISVDSVPGRTVFRISLPRAPRAKKETK